A genomic stretch from Vulpes lagopus strain Blue_001 chromosome 11, ASM1834538v1, whole genome shotgun sequence includes:
- the YPEL4 gene encoding protein yippee-like 4 codes for MPSCDPGPGPACLPAKTFRSYLPRCHRTYSCVHCRAHLAKHDELISKSFQGSHGRAYLFNSVVNVGCGPAEQRLLLTGLHSVADIFCESCKTTLGWKYEQAFETSQKYKEGKYIIEMSHMVKDNGWD; via the exons ATGCCCAGCTGCGACCCTGGCCCGGGCCCCGCCTGCCTCCCCGCCAAGACATTCCGCAGCTACCTGCCCCGTTGCCACCGCACCTACAGCTGCGTCCACTGCCGCGCACACCTGGCCAAACACGATGAGCTTATTTCCAAG TCTTTCCAAGGGAGCCATGGCCGAGCCTACCTGTTTAACTCCGT GGTCAACGTGGGCTGCGGACCGGCTGAGCAGCGTCTCCTGCTCACGGGGCTCCACTCGGTAGCTGACATTTTCTGCGAGAGCTGCAAGACCACCCTGGGCTGGAAGTAT GAGCAGGCTTTTGAGACAAGCCAGAAGTACAAGGAGGGGAAATACATCATTGAAATGTCACACATGGTGAAGGACAACGGCTGGGACTGA